One genomic window of Hydra vulgaris chromosome 03, alternate assembly HydraT2T_AEP includes the following:
- the LOC105843462 gene encoding uncharacterized protein LOC105843462, with product MNRSESKVNDISKQNSNDYLNVMILRLQESAKLEPIKVACTVTPLGKPWYFGEEFHGKLSKEEEKKILEGKVGRYLVRECLSNSRAHEYTLAFNFNKNIHHMKLIFNPTTNKFKVETGNKEFSNVLDLVTDILELLSNLNKSSISDKKEPYCKPHSFKMVSYKYPRWCDNCHQFLWGFFHQGLKCEDCDMNVHKTCQDNASLPCSKVVVSNRKISISPNYDKSSEKNPRNEAIDIKRPYYNDCKYFGQCSRFLSAFNIRDTFVSLENKLTRCFCVNCIEKANLGSKGNEKYKQFLNWTKFQLKQQKEGLKSWEVGYFPIKPQCISDMLSSCYNNQITDNGFDLIVAPSLANTVKDMEKENWSYQFRNTTSDTFLYAQTVMEVLLAPNSFQAVFLSTTFDNESEQHWRIQDKKSVFPVSVLVKIFDKECLS from the coding sequence ATGAATCGTTCAGAATCTAAAGTTAATGATATAAGTAAACAGAATAGCAATGATTATTTAAACGTGATGATATTGCGTCTTCAAGAAAGTGCCAAGTTAGAACCAATTAAAGTTGCATGCACTGTAACACCTTTAGGTAAGCCTTGGTATTTTGGTGAAGAGTTCCATGGAAAACTttcaaaagaagaagaaaaaaaaattttagaaggcAAAGTTGGGCGTTATCTTGTACGAGAGTGTCTTTCTAATTCTCGTGCACACGAGTATACTTTGGCGttcaactttaataaaaatatacaccatatgaaattaattttcaatcctactacaaataaatttaaggtTGAAACTGGCAACAAGGAATTTTCTAATGTGTTGGATCTTGTAACTGACATTTTGGAATTACTTAGTAACTTGAATAAGAGTTCTATATCTGATAAAAAAGAACCATACTGTAAACCACATTCTTTTAAAATGGTTTCTTACAAATATCCAAGATGGTGTGATAATTGTCATCAATTCTTATGGGGATTTTTCCACCAAGGTTTAAAGTGTGAAGATTGTGACATGAATGTCCATAAAACATGTCAAGATAATGCTTCGTTGCCATGCTCTAAAGTTGTTGTTTCGAACCGTAAAATTTCGATATCACCCAATTATGACAAAAGTTCCGAAAAGAATCCCAGAAATGAAGCTATTGATATAAAAAGACCTTATTATAATGACTGTAAATACTTTGGCCAATGCTCAAGGTTTTTGTCAGCATTCAATATACGTGATACTTTTGTATCTTTAGAGAACAAGTTAACAAGATGTTTTTGTGTTAATTGTATTGAAAAGGCAAATTTAGGCTCCAAAGGAaatgaaaaatacaaacaatttttaaactggACAAAGTTTCAACTTAAACAGCAAAAAGAGGGCTTAAAAAGTTGGGAAGTTGGATATTTCCCAATTAAACCACAATGTATTTCTGATATGTTGTCAAGTTGTTATAATAACCAAATTACAGATAATGGATTTGATCTTATTGTTGCACCGTCACTTGCAAATACTGTAAAAGACATGGAAAAAGAGAACTGGTCTTACCAGTTTCGAAATACTACATCGGACACCTTTTTATATGCTCAAACTGTGATGGAGGTTCTTCTTGCTCCCAATTCATTTCAAGCTGTGTTTTTATCGACCACATTTGATAATGAAAGTGAACAACATTGGAGGATACAGgataaaaaatcagtttttccTGTATCTGTTTtggttaaaatatttgataaagagTGTTTGTCTTAA